The Pseudanabaena yagii GIHE-NHR1 genome segment CAACGGCAGTTGGCTTACCACGAAGAACCCATTCAACCAATAGCCAAGTGAGACCGCCAGCCGAAGTCGCAACACTAGTAGCCACAAATGCTACAGCAGCAAGAGGGCCTGCACTAAGGGCGCTACCTGCGTTAAATCCAAACCAACCAAACCAAAGCAACCCAATTCCTAACAAGACATAGGGAACGTTGTGGGGAGTATGTGGTCTTGTAGCAAAGTCTTTTCTTGCTCCAACTACTAAAACAGCAACAACTGCCGCCACACCAGAGCTAATGTGGACAACCGTGCCACCAGCAAAGTCTAAAGCACCAAGTTCACCTAGGAAACCACGTCCCCAGACCATGTGCGCGAGAGGTGCGTAAACAAAAGTTGACCAGAGCAAAATAAACCAGAAGTAAGCCTTGAAGCTCATGCGTTCAACGATCGCACCAGAAATCAGCGCTGGTGTAATGATCGCAAACATCATTTGGTAGACCATGAACACTGCATGGGGAATTGTTCCTGCATAGCCAATAGGATCCACATCATCAAACTTAACTTTATTTAGAAAAGTCCAATCAAGCCCACCAATAAATTTTTCGATGCCCTGACCATAGCTAAACTCAGAAACCTTGGCTGTTACATCAAAGGCTAAGCTATAGCCCCAAAGTACCCAAGTAACACCGACAACTGCCATGAGCAATAGGCTCATCATCATCGTGTTCAGTACGTTACGAGTTCTAACCAATCCACCATAGAAAAAGGCAAGACCAGGAGTCATCAACAATACAAGAGCTGCCGCTACCAACATAAAAGCGGTATCACCTGAATTGATTGGCGAAGCAGGAGGTGAGGGGGCTAAAAGTTTGTCAAGTGCTTCTTTCTGCTCCTTGCTTAAAGTGACAACATCACCTGATGGGGCTGCCTTGGGGGAAGGAGAAGCACTAGGAGAAGCAGTAGCTGTAGGACTAGGAGAAGCAGTAGCCGTAGGAGAAGTGGTTTCCGTAGGGCTGGCTGTAGGAGAAGGAGAAGTGGTTGCTTGTGCCCAAGTTTGACCTGTAAAAGGGAAACTCACTAACCACAAGACTAGCAACGCACTCAGTAGAAATTTTTTGATCACAGACTCTATCCTTTCACAAAGTTTTCTTGTCATCACAATAAGGCGACATGAGTTCAGTTAAGCACCGTTTCCGAGAGCATTCCATCACTGAAAGCTAAAAACTAATGGTGCTCAGTACTCATTTGTTTATAGTTACCATAGAGAATTTATTCAAGAATGATTTCATCAACTTATAAGGCATCAATTTGTATTAGAAGTTACATTCACAACCTAGAAGAGGCAAAATCTGGTATTTGCGATCGCAATCAGAACGAATTTGTCAGGTTTTGATAATTTCTCTGAGTACTGCTAAGTTGACAGATGGGGCAAAAGTAGTAATTCTTGTTACTTTTGCTAATTTCATCACACGCTTAAAAACTCCTGTGCTAGAGTTGATGTACTTTTAAATCTCGCATTCCTCACTCACATCACCTTTCAGGAAGTTGACATGGCAAAAGGCGGACTTGTACTTGGTACAACAGCAGCATTAGCGGCGGCTGTCGCAGTTGTTGGTTTTCAGCTAGCAAATCCTAGCATCGCCGCATTTCGGGACAGCCCCAAAGAAATTGTTGACGAAGCTTGGCAGCTTATTAATCGGGAATATGTCGATGGTTCCTTTAACAAAGTAGACTGGCGGCAAGTTAGACGACAATATGTCGAAAACCGTGATTACGCATCCAAGGCTGAAGCATATCGATCAGTTCGGGAAATGCTTAAGTTGCTTGATGATCCCTATACTCGGTTTATGGATCCTGAGCAATTCAAGAGTATGCAAATTGATACTTCGGGGGAACTTACAGGGGTCGGTATTCAATTGGGCATGGATGATGCCACGAAACAGCTAACAGTAGTTGCACCGATTGAGGATTCACCTGCAGCTCGTGCAGGGCTTTTAACTAAGGACATCATTACGGCGATCGCAGATAAATCTACGGATGGCATGGATATCAACCAAGCTGTAGCCCTGATTCGTGGTCCTGCTGGTACAAAGGTCAAGTTGGGTATCAAGCGTGGCGATCGCCAATTTGATGTCGAACTAGAACGCGCCAAGATTGAAATTCATCCAGTCAAGGCAGAATTGCGTGACACCAATATCGGCAAGGTCGGCTATATCAGCTTGCGCCAGTTTAATGCTAATGCTGCTAGCGATATGCGTAAGGCGATCCAAGATCACGTCAGCAAGGGCGCAGTTGGCTTTGTTCTCGATTTACGATCTAACCCTGGTGGCTTACTCTACTCCAGTGCTGAGATTGCCAGAATGTGGCTCGATAACGCTACAATCGTTTCAACAATTGACCGTAAGGGCGAAAGTGAACGACTGACTGCTAATCGTCAATCTCTAACCAATAAGCCTCTGGTGGTACTAGTAGATGGCGGCTCCGCAAGTGCCAGCGAAATTCTATCTGGTGCTTTGCAAGATAACAAGCGGGCTGTCATTGTCGGTACAAAAACCTTCGGTAAAGGTCTAGTGCAGTCAGTACATTCTTTGAGCGATGGTTCAGGGATGGCAGTGACGATCGCGAAGTACTACACCCCCAATGGACGCGATATTAACCACATGGGTATCGTGCCTGATCGGGTGGTTGAGTTGACTAAAGAGGATCTAGAAAAACTTAACAAGAATCGAGATCTCGTTGGTACAGTTGCTGACCCACAATTTGCCAAAGCGATCGATATTCTTTCGAGCGAACTGAAAAACGTTAGCTCCCGCTAGTTAAAAGCAATAAAAAAGCAGCCCTAGGGCTGCTTTTTTATTAAGAGTCGGGATGGCGAGTCAAGATTGCTTCGATAGTGCTTTCTAGATTTTGTCCAGCAATGATGCCACCAGCTAAAGAATAGATATTATTCTCGCGACGATACATAGTTTGAAAACCTGTTCGCATCCTTTTATCACCCATGACCCAATAGCGCTGAATGATTGAGTCAGGTCCGATTATGCCCTCGCCTTCTACTTTCCCCAGAGAGCTATCATCCACTACATAGGTAAATCGACGCTCATCGGAGTCAATTCTGCCTTTATAAGCCATGGTTAACTCGTCGCGATCGCTATTGGGAAAGGTCAATTTTGTGACCATCGTAAACCAGTAATTATCTTTAGACCAACCTACTAAAGTTCTACCCTTAACTTCAATAGGCATTGAGTCTCGCTCTATCCAGTTGCCTTCGAGAGTCCATTTACCAGGTTGAACTAAAAAGGTATGCGCCACAGTGTTTATCAGCTTAATTTACTGCCTATTATATATCTCGTTAGCAATTGTCATTACAAAACCTAACATCCCAAAAAGCCCACAACAGTGACATGATCAAGAATTTACATTAATTGACTAATCCTGATCGCAAAGCAATCACTGCCGCCTGTACGCGATCGTCCACCGATAATTTATTCATAATGCCACGGACATGGGTTTTAATCGTGTTAGGACTGAGGTACAGCAGTTTGGCAATTTCAGGGTTACTTTTGCCATCAACTATTAGTTTCAGTACTTCTAATTCCCTTTGAGATAAATGTGAAGTATTTTCAGTTGGGATGGGTGGTTTGAGGTGATCCATTACTTTACGCGCAATTTGAGGATCGAGGTAGGTTGCCCCATCTTTAGCTGCGGCAAAAGCTGCTAGTAGGCTTTCAGTACTTGTTCCTTTGACGCAATAGGCATCAGCCCCACTAGAGAGCGCAGCGATGATTTCTGTATCATCTGTATGGGAGCTAAGCATCACAATGTGAACATTAGGTAAGCTCGTTTTAATTTTCTGAGTTGCCGAAATTCCATCTAGTCTCGGTAAACCAATATCCATCACGATGATGTCAGGAATTAATTCCTGTGCCATTTTTACGCCGATATAGCCATCCTCGGCGATACCAACTACCGTCACATGGGGTTGTTGAGATAGGGATTGCTCTAAACCGAGTTGGATTAGTGGATCATCTTCAACAATGAGAACTCTTAGAGGTTTTGATGTTTCTGCCACAGTCATAATTCTAAATTTCCCTCAGTTTAGTGTGTTTGCCTTAGATTATATAGCAAGCCTAAATGTTTTGTGGAAGAGCTATAGCTGTAGCCACTCAAATCAGGACATAAAAACCTATAGAGAGTTGCGATGCAACTCTCTATTAGACTCTATTAGATTCAGCTATAGCAGTCCTAAATTGTTTGTGGAAGCGCACCCCGAAGGGGTACGCTTCCACAAACGAGAAAACCTACAAATGATTTAGGACTTTTGTGACACTTAAAATCTATAAACGATATGCGGATTGTTATACTATCCCTATATAGTGCTTTTCAAGCAAACGAAGTACAGAGGCGAAACCAACTCGTATTTCAACAGGTTGGGAAATTCTAGATACGATA includes the following:
- a CDS encoding ammonium transporter; amino-acid sequence: MNSGDTAFMLVAAALVLLMTPGLAFFYGGLVRTRNVLNTMMMSLLLMAVVGVTWVLWGYSLAFDVTAKVSEFSYGQGIEKFIGGLDWTFLNKVKFDDVDPIGYAGTIPHAVFMVYQMMFAIITPALISGAIVERMSFKAYFWFILLWSTFVYAPLAHMVWGRGFLGELGALDFAGGTVVHISSGVAAVVAVLVVGARKDFATRPHTPHNVPYVLLGIGLLWFGWFGFNAGSALSAGPLAAVAFVATSVATSAGGLTWLLVEWVLRGKPTAVGIASGFLAGLVGVTPAAGFVTPIGAILIGSITAVCCFIAVSLRAKFKFDDSLDTFSVHGVGGTVGAILTGVFATKAVNLMKDAKGAEISLGLLDGNPGQILIQFYGVATTYIFSAVATFVILFILKLFMDLRVAPSIEEQGIDLPIHGEEGYGSEFGSGVFISQGSSSEG
- the ctpC gene encoding carboxyl-terminal processing protease CtpC; its protein translation is MAKGGLVLGTTAALAAAVAVVGFQLANPSIAAFRDSPKEIVDEAWQLINREYVDGSFNKVDWRQVRRQYVENRDYASKAEAYRSVREMLKLLDDPYTRFMDPEQFKSMQIDTSGELTGVGIQLGMDDATKQLTVVAPIEDSPAARAGLLTKDIITAIADKSTDGMDINQAVALIRGPAGTKVKLGIKRGDRQFDVELERAKIEIHPVKAELRDTNIGKVGYISLRQFNANAASDMRKAIQDHVSKGAVGFVLDLRSNPGGLLYSSAEIARMWLDNATIVSTIDRKGESERLTANRQSLTNKPLVVLVDGGSASASEILSGALQDNKRAVIVGTKTFGKGLVQSVHSLSDGSGMAVTIAKYYTPNGRDINHMGIVPDRVVELTKEDLEKLNKNRDLVGTVADPQFAKAIDILSSELKNVSSR
- a CDS encoding response regulator transcription factor; this encodes MTVAETSKPLRVLIVEDDPLIQLGLEQSLSQQPHVTVVGIAEDGYIGVKMAQELIPDIIVMDIGLPRLDGISATQKIKTSLPNVHIVMLSSHTDDTEIIAALSSGADAYCVKGTSTESLLAAFAAAKDGATYLDPQIARKVMDHLKPPIPTENTSHLSQRELEVLKLIVDGKSNPEIAKLLYLSPNTIKTHVRGIMNKLSVDDRVQAAVIALRSGLVN